GGCCATCATCCGCAAGCAGCGCGTCGAGCAGGTTATTATTGCCATTGAGCCCTGGGAGCACCTGCGCATCCAGGAAATCTTGACCCTGCTGGAGGGCACGCCCGCCCGCGTCAGCATCCTGCCCGACCTCTACCAGATGCTGCTGGGCTCGGTGAAGGTAAGCCACGTGTTCGGCACGCCCCTCATCGAAATTAAGCAGGACCTGCTGCCGCCCTGGCAGGAAGTAACCAAGCGCGTGCTCGACGTGGTGCTGGCGGGGCTATTTTTGCTGCTGGCCTGGCCGGTGTACGCCTTCACGGCCATCATGGTGCGGCTGTCGTCGCCGGGGCCCATCTTCTACGCCCAGGAGCGGGTGGGGCGGCACGGGCAGCCCTTCCGCATCTACAAGTTCCGGTCGATGTACCAGGACGCCGAGCGGCAGGGTCCCGCCCTCAGCTCCGACTACGACCCGCGCATCACGCCCTGGGGCCGCTTCATGCGCAAAGTCCGCCTCGACGAGCTGCCCCAGTTCTGGAACGTGCTCAAGGGCGACATGAGCCTGGTGGGCCCCCGGCCCGAGCGGCAGTTCTACATCGACCAAATCCTGAAAGTAGCGCCCCACTACCGCCACCTGCACCGCGTGCGGCCCGGTATCACCAGCCTGGGCCAGGTGAAGTACGGCTACGCCGAAACCGTGCAGCAAATGGTGGAGCGCCTCAAGTACGACATCCTCTACATCGAAAACATGAGCCTGGCCATGGACTTCCGCGTCATGCTCTACACCCTCAAAATCATCATCGAGGGAAGAGGGAAATAATTGCAATGTGGGTGAATGTGAAAATGTGCGAAATGTGAGAAATGAATAGTTCGTCACAGACCACACACCATTTACAGGCTAACACTGTTGTTGCCAGAACATTTACCACATTTCTCACATTCACCCACATTCCTCACGTTAACTACATGTTCACCGGAATCATTGAAGCCCTGGGTACTATCCGCGACGTGCGGCGCGAAGGCACCAACGTGCATTTCACCGTGGCGACGCCATTTGCCCAGGAGCTGAAGATTGACCAGAGCGTGGCCCACGACGGCGTGTGCCTGACGGTGGTGGCCGTGGATGCCGCGGCTGGCACGCACACGGTCACGGCCATCGACGAAACCCTGCGCAAAACCAACTTGCGTACCTGGACACCCGGCCGCCGCGTGAACCTGGAGCGGTGCCTGGCCGCGGGTGGCCGCTTCGACGGCCACATTGTGCAGGGTCACGTGGACCTGACGGCCACCTGCGAGGCAGTGGAGGACCAGCAGGGCTCCTGGCTGTACCGCTTCCGCCACGAGCCCGGCCCCGGCCGCGTCACGGTCGAGAAAGGCTCCATCTGCATCAACGGCACCAGCCTCACGTGCTTCAACTCCACCGACGACGGCTTCTCCGTGGCCATCATCCCCTACACCTACGAGCACACCACCTTCCAGGACCTGCGCCCCGGCGACCCGGTAAACCTGGAGTTCGACATCGTGGGCAAGTACGTGGCCAAGTTGCTGGGCCGGTAGGGGCGCGTCGCACGCGCCCGGTCGTTGCACGGCAACGAAAGACCGTCATGCCGAGGCGTAGCCGAAGCATCTTGTCAGATGAAGCAGGACGTTCTTTCGGGGGCGTTCAACCATTTGCAGCCGGAGTAGGGGCGCGTCGCACGCGCCCCTACTCCGGCTGCAAATGGTTGCGCCGGACAAACTCCTGAAACGCCCGGCGGTAGGTGTCGCTGATGGGTAGCAGCCGGCCGCCAATCTGCACCCGGTCCTTGTGCACCACCTCAATGCCGGCCAGAGCCACGATGTAGGAGTGGTGAATGCGGATAAACTGCTGGGCCGGTAGCTGGGCTTCCAGGGACTTGAGCCGCTGCAAGCTCACAATCTTCTGCTGGCGGGTGTGGATGGTTACGTAATCCTTCAAGCCCTCCACGTACAGGATGTCGGCCCACTGCACTTTGATGAGCTTGGCTCCGTCCTTCA
This region of Hymenobacter sp. YIM 151500-1 genomic DNA includes:
- a CDS encoding riboflavin synthase, yielding MFTGIIEALGTIRDVRREGTNVHFTVATPFAQELKIDQSVAHDGVCLTVVAVDAAAGTHTVTAIDETLRKTNLRTWTPGRRVNLERCLAAGGRFDGHIVQGHVDLTATCEAVEDQQGSWLYRFRHEPGPGRVTVEKGSICINGTSLTCFNSTDDGFSVAIIPYTYEHTTFQDLRPGDPVNLEFDIVGKYVAKLLGR
- a CDS encoding sugar transferase, which translates into the protein MIRTFQKLKLIAADFLAALLAWVCFYLLRKYLLREINEGYRFVEDALLFVSGSAALVASFWTALYALMGEYRDIFRKSRLGEIIRLGRVSVLGAVVIFFALLLDDEGVSNYRLYYKTISAYFLLHFTITAVLRTWAISSVQRLVRGGVIYFNTLLVGSNDLARDTYHELRRTGRHLGLRIIGFSTVGETVDAGLAAELPARGPFRRLPAIIRKQRVEQVIIAIEPWEHLRIQEILTLLEGTPARVSILPDLYQMLLGSVKVSHVFGTPLIEIKQDLLPPWQEVTKRVLDVVLAGLFLLLAWPVYAFTAIMVRLSSPGPIFYAQERVGRHGQPFRIYKFRSMYQDAERQGPALSSDYDPRITPWGRFMRKVRLDELPQFWNVLKGDMSLVGPRPERQFYIDQILKVAPHYRHLHRVRPGITSLGQVKYGYAETVQQMVERLKYDILYIENMSLAMDFRVMLYTLKIIIEGRGK